One Varibaculum prostatecancerukia genomic window, CGGCGACATCATCCGGGTAAAATCGTGACATCTGCAGCGCATCGGCAAGCACTCGCATTTGGGCAGGGCTAATAATGGCGGTGGCAAACCAGTCGGTGCGCCTTCCCCCTGGAGGCACCGGGATTTCGTCCTTTAAATCCTTGAACTGTTGAACCCGAATTCCGAACGGCAACCGGTCCTCCCAAGACCCAAGGTGACTCAGATATTCGCGCGCGGTTCTCTCCGAGATTTCAGGAGGGTTCCATTCCAGATCCCCGCTGGCGAAGTCTTGGGCCAGGCTGAGCGCCGTCACTCCCTGATCAGGACTGGTATTTTCCAGCAAATACTTTAAAATAGCGAGCGCGTAACCGCGTTGCGTCTTTGCCTGAGACTTTTTGGATTCGCTGTTACCCATAGACCAAGGCTAGTTCATTCCCGCTAAAACCGGAAGAGTTTTTCCGTATTACCCGCAGGATTCTTCTGGTTTGCCGGCCGCCGATTACGGGAGACAAAAAATAGGTGCTTTCCAGATAGGTGCCCTAGGGTTTGCGAAGACCTGCCAGCGGCATCGGAATATGAGCCTAGCCGCGACAAACAGCCAACTAACGCAGTAGCTGGGAAAAAAGTTTAAGTAGGACTAAACTGCCTAGATCAGTTCGGCCACCTTAACGGCAAGCTCTTCATCAATTTTTCCATAAACCTGATCTAAGGAAGCACCCAAATCTGCCTTAGCCAGCAGTTCTTCTCCAGATACGGTCACGACTTGATCCGCAAATTTTGAAAGTTCTGCATGTGCCGCTGCCGCTTTCTGGGCACGTTTTTCACCCTCGAAAGGAATGGGCATGGACACCACGGCAGAAACCTTGGCTCCCAATTCTTTGCCGATTTCGGCTACAAAAGGTGCCGCGCTAGAGCCGGTAAATCCCCCCATCCCTGCGAGTACTACGATAGCGCTGGTGCCGTTGAGCGCATCGCGAATCTCACCCGCATGCAAGCTAAGGACTTCTTGCCAGCGATCATCGTCAACCTCGGAATCTCCCTCAATATCGAGGCTGGTTAACGCAATCTTTTCTTGAGCCTGCGCCTGATCTAGGCTGTCCTGCGGCCGATTCAGGGCAATGGTTCGCACCGAGGTTCCCGTTGCCGCGACTTCCTTCGCAAACTTGTGAGTGAAAACGTCGAGAACGGTAGTACCCATTCCCCCGATGCCAACAACTGCGGTTACCTTGCCCATGACTCCTCCAAAAAGCTAGCTGCGACTAATGTTTTCCTAGCTTACAAACTCCGGAAATAATACGGCAGATTTCTTCCGTTTTACTGTTTTTGACTTACCATTAAGTAGTACCCAGTCCCCATAGCCTGATAGCAGGAAATCTCTTGTTCGTCACCGCAAAAACCGCGAACAGTATTAGTTTCCCAGTAAAATAGCACCAAGGAGAAAACCATGTTTTACGCGATGAGTGACATACATGGATACTTGGACGCCCTGGAAGCAGCGCTGAAGCGTATTCCCGATTTGGAGGCAACCCTAACTGGCGACCCCGAATCACACAGGCTGATTTTTCTTGGTGATTATGTTGATCAAGGGCCCCATAGCCGCGAAGTATTACAACGCATTTACGACCTACAAACTACCTACCCAGACAATGTAGTGGTCATCAAGGGGAATCATGACGAATGGCTTATCGACTTCCTGACTACCCGGGACTGCCTGGCGACAACCACCTATATCCCCGAGACTCTACTGAGCTTTTTAGACGGGGTAGACCGCGAAGCGGTAAAAACCGAACTCGCAGACAGGGATCCCGAGACAGCCCTGCAGGCGATCCGCGACCAGATTCACGCCCAATATCCTCAGCTGGTGCGCTGGCTGAAAAACTTGCCGAGCTATTGGAAAACCCCAACCCAGGTGTTTGTTCACGCCGGAATCGACGAGGACGCGCAGGAATACTGGGAGCTGGGAACTTCCGAAGACATCATGCTAAACAAATTCCCCGCCACTACCGGACCGTTCCTGATAGATATTATTGCCGGTCACATCGGAACCTACGCTTTAGCAAGTGACCAAAATTTCCATGACATCTACTTTGACGGATTCTCGCATTACTTTATCGACGGCACCGTCGGAGTATCCGTCCGCATCCCAGTTCTAACCTATGACCCCACTACCGGCCGCTACGGATCGGTCTAGCAGACCCGACGGCATAAGAATCCGAAATCTCCAGTGCCAGCAACACTTCGTGTTGCGCCAACGAAGTGGAGCTAGCGGGACTCGGCGGTGCTACGCACCAGCAAGGATTTTCGGAGCTGTTCTGGGGATACACAGCCTCCGAGAATTAATCCCACCTACATTCCCACTCGAATAGTGAAGCGTCTGTAAGTCTTGGGGTGGCTGGTCTGGGATTGGCTGGCAGGATTGGTATTGGCCGATACCGATTTCGAGAAGACTCGCGCAATAACACCGCACGTCGTGTTCAACCAATACGGGGCGAACAGTCAGCAAATTGGTTCAGTCGGCACACTTAACATTGGCAGGAGGTTGTGATGCCAGAAGGACAGATCGCACCCGTAGAGCCAGCGCCGCCAAACGCAATGGTTCTCAATCAGCTCGGGTCAAACGGTATTCAGATTGCTCA contains:
- a CDS encoding metallophosphoesterase, coding for MFYAMSDIHGYLDALEAALKRIPDLEATLTGDPESHRLIFLGDYVDQGPHSREVLQRIYDLQTTYPDNVVVIKGNHDEWLIDFLTTRDCLATTTYIPETLLSFLDGVDREAVKTELADRDPETALQAIRDQIHAQYPQLVRWLKNLPSYWKTPTQVFVHAGIDEDAQEYWELGTSEDIMLNKFPATTGPFLIDIIAGHIGTYALASDQNFHDIYFDGFSHYFIDGTVGVSVRIPVLTYDPTTGRYGSV